A stretch of Fusarium poae strain DAOMC 252244 chromosome 2, whole genome shotgun sequence DNA encodes these proteins:
- a CDS encoding hypothetical protein (TransMembrane:13 (o36-53i65-86o98-118i130-150o170-190i202-226o232-252i273-290o296-315i327-346o352-373i385-410o416-438i)~BUSCO:7997at5125), whose translation MSSSPTTTAVAATSAHPQGGIIEGLNPITYNPKDPITLFIVQAFIIIIFCRLLQWPLSKFGQPRVIAEVIGGIVLGPSVMMRIPGFKENIFPTESMPVLANVATIGLLLFLFLVGLEVDTRMFKSNWRVAASVGLASMVLPFGLGVAVAWGLYEEYGDEGTMKDLEFGTFALFIGTALAITAFPVLCRILSELQLLSTSVGVTVLAAGIGNDVVGWVLLALSVALVNNANGLTALYVFLTAVAWVLFLVYAVRPVFLWVLRRTDSIQNGPSQGITTLTLLLVLASSWFTAAIGVHAIFGAFLIGLICPHDGGFAIKLTEKIEDLVGSILLPLYFALSGLNTNLGLLDDGTTWGYVVAIIACAFFGKIIAGTLAARLTKCLWRESFTIGALMSCKGLVELIVLNIGLQAGILSPRTFTMFVVMAVVTTVTTSPLTRWLYPLSYRLKVEKWRRGEIDWDGNPLQTEAQSSEHKMEEALDKSQTNRLVLHLRLDALPGLFNLVSLLGGSRKQTPPAITPATNGDNTDATPAEEKTQVIPSRPFEVRGVRLMELTDRTSSVMQSAELDEFASRDAVFSAFQTFSRLNGVAVAGQVSIIPTNAYAETIVKYAEEARSDFMIIPWSTYGGIAEESSTAALTETGNINDRFFSRTYIDYVQNAIERSSCTTGIFINRIPHDALTRKPTLTRTRTGLSIHSAHDGAVVQRPVDQRQIIFVPFIGGKDDRAALLFALQLAHNPHVSIHVVHLHFSEDDHETLNASPDSDPSTGNDLGKNAVGFPSASDMDLLNTAKNNAAGKLEGRVTFVEIPVDSVRNLPDLAVAHSRELVGKSRFSVGDLIIVGRSHPLFDNLLVEDFGVERDFQRTVGVLGDRFARAGVDAGLLVIDDKQAKV comes from the exons ATGTCGTCTTCACCGACGACGACGGCTGTGGCAGCCACGAGTGCCCATCCTCAAGGAGGAATTATCGAAGGCCTCAACCCAATCACGTACAACCCCAAAGACCCCATTACCCTCTTCATCGTCCAAGCattcattatcatcatcttctgtcGTCTTCTTCAATGGCCTCTCTCCAAGTTCGGTCAACCGCGCGTCATTGCCGAAGTCATCGGTGGCATCGTCCTCGGCCCTTCCGTCATGATGCGCATTCCCGGCTTCAAGGAGAACATTTTTCCTACAGAGTCAATGCCTGTTCTTGCCAATGTCGCTACCATTGGTctgcttcttttcttgttccTTGTTGGACTCGAGGTTGACACACGAATGTTCAAGTCCAATTGGCGTGTCGCTGCCAGTGTTGGTCTTGCCAGCATGGTGCTTCCCTTTGGTCTCGGTGTCGCTGTTGCCTGGGGTTTGTATGAAGAATACGGAGATGAGGGAACTATGAAGGACCTGGAGTTTGGCACCTTTGCGCTCTTCATTGGAACTGCGCTCGCCATTACTGCTTTTCCTGTTCTTTGCCGTATTCTCTCCgagcttcagcttctcagCACTTCTGTCGGTGTGACAGTCCTCGCTGCAGGTATTGGAAACGATGTCGTCGGCTGGGTTCTGCTCGCTCTCAGTGTCGCTCTGGTCAACAACGCCAATGGCCTCACGGCTTTGTATGTGTTTTTGACTGCAGTCGCATGGGTCCTTTTCCTCGTTTACGCTGTGCGCCCCGTCTTTCTCTGGGTATTGCGCCGAACGGACAGTATCCAGAACGGCCCATCTCAAGGCATCACTACCTTGACTCTGCTTCTCGTCTTGGCTTCATCTTGGTTCACTG CCGCTATTGGTGTTCACGCTATTTTTGGCGCCTTCCTCATCGGTCTTATATGCCCTCACGATGGTGGTTTCGCCATCAAGTTGACTGAAAAGATTGAGGATCTTGTAGGGTCTATTCTTTTACCTCTCTACTTTGCGCTATCTGGCCTCAACACCAACTTGGGTCTGCTTGATGATGGTACTACCTGGGGATACGTTGTTGCCATTATCGCATGCGCTTTCTTTGGCAAGATCATTGCCGGTACCCTCGCCGCGAGATTAACCAAATGTCTGTGGCGAGAGAGTTTCACCATTGGTGCCCTTATGAGTTGTAAGGGTCTTGTCGAGCTGATTGTCTTG AACATCGGTCTTCAGGCTGGCATTCTTTCGCCCCGAACCTTCACCATGTTTGTCGTCATGGCAGTT GTCACCACTGTCACAACATCACCACTCACCAGGTGGCTCTACCCTCTCTCGTACCGCCTCAAGGTCGAGAAGTGGCGTCGAGGAGAGATCGACTGGGATGGAAACCCTCTCCAAACCGAGGCTCAGAGTTCTGAACATAAGATGGAAGAGGCTCTTGATAAATCTCAGACCAACCGCCTCGTTCTTCACCTCCGCCTTGATGCTCTTCCTGGATTGTTCAACCTCGTTTCGCTTCTTGGTGGATCCCGAAAACAAACTCCTCCTGCTATCACTCCCGCAACCAACGGTGACAACACAGATGCTACTCCTGCTGAGGAAAAGACTCAAGTCATCCCCAGCCGCCCGTTCGAGGTTCGTGGTGTTCGGCTTATGGAGCTGACCGATCGTACTTCGTCCGTCATGCAATCTGCCGAACTCGACGAGTTCGCCTCCCGCGATGCCGTCTTCTCAGCTTTCCAGACTTTCTCTCGTCTCAATGGTGTCGCTGTTGCTGGCCAAGTATCCATCATCCCAACCAACGCTTACGCCGAGACTATCGTTAAGTATGCCGAAGAAGCCAGGTCTGACTTCATGATCATCCCTTGGAGCACATACGGTGGTATCGCCGAGGAAAGCTCTACAGCCGCCCTGACTGAGACTGGCAACATCAACGATCGTTTCTTTAGTAGAACTTACATCGATTATGTCCAGAACGCTATTGAGAGGTCAAGTTGCACCACTGGTATTTTCATTAACCGGATTCCCCACGATGCCCTAACCAGGAAACCTACACTTACACGCACTCGCACCGGCCTGTCTATTCACAGCGCTCATGACGGCGCAGTTGTTCAAAGACCTGTTGATCAGCGCCAAATTatcttcgtgcccttcattGGTGGCAAGGATGATCGCGCCGCCCTGCTCTTTGCTCTCCAGCTCGCTCACAACCCTCACGTCTCCATTCACGTTGTCCACCTACACTTCAGCGAAGATGATCATGAAACACTCAATGCGTCACCTGACAGCGATCCTTCCACGGGTAACGACCTCGGAAAGAACGCAGTAGGCTTCCCATCTGCGAGTGACATGGACCTTCTTAACACCGCGAAGAACAACGCTGCGGGTAAACTCGAGGGTCGCGTCACATTTGTCGAGATCCCTGTTGATTCGGTTCGAAACCTGCCTGATCTTGCTGTAGCTCACTCCCGTGAACTCGTTGGCAAGTCTCGCTTCAGCGTTGGCGATTTGATCATCGTTGGCCGTTCGCACCCACTGTTTGACAACCTTCTTGTGGAGGACTTTGGCGTGGAGAGAGACTTCCAGCGCACAGTTGGAGTGCTTGGAGATCGATTTGCTAGAGCAGGTGTCGATGCTGGCTTGTTGGTCATTGACGACAAGCAAGCCAAGGTCTAA
- a CDS encoding hypothetical protein (TransMembrane:5 (o47-70i82-100o112-130i137-159o179-201i)~BUSCO:42732at5125), whose protein sequence is MPSPNPKKWAFDIDRFINPFIPPPPWKHLPYPIAYIFGYRHQQPSSIGTILPVIWAFIGIFIALSVIELASERIPSFVERGAPIIVGSFGAGAVLEFYAIESPLAQPRNFFGGQLIAAVIGVSIGKLFLLSDSFSSIQWLGGAISCATVTSVMALTKTIHPPAGATGLLAVVDDRLLQLGWFFIPVVLFNCTIMFGVALLVNNIQRAYPVYWWTPENLRAERTEGEREKATDVEKGNSSEVVPDDGSDSDRHERHDGKEIILKPGGVLALPHGLFLMQEELQLLEEIANRL, encoded by the exons ATGCCGTCTCCGAACCCGAAGAAATGGGCCTTCGATATTGATAGGTTCATCAATCCCTTCATTCCACCGCCGCCATGGAAACACCTCCCATATCCCATCGCTTACATTTTTGGATACCGTCACCAACAACCCAGTAGCATTGGAACTATTCTTCCAGTGATATGGGCATTCATTGGCATTTTTATCGCATTGTCGGTTATTGAATTGGCTTCGGAGCGTATTCCTTCATTTGTTGAGAGAGGCGCTCCAATTATTGTCGGATCTTTT GGTGCGGGCGCTGTTCTTGAGTTCTACGCTATTGAGTCTCCCCTCGCGCAACCGCGCAATTTCTTCGGCGGTCAACTCATCGCCGCCGTCATCGGCGTCAGCATTGGAAAGCTCTTCCTTCTCAGTGACAGCTTCTCCTCCATTCAATGGCTAGGTGGCGCCATCTCCTGCGCGACGGTGACGTCCGTCATGGCTCTTACGAAAACGATACACCCGCCCGCCGGTGCAACGGGCCTTCTCGCCGTAGTTGATGACCGACTTCTTCAGCTGGGCTGGTTCTTCATCCCTGTGGTGCTCTTCAACTGTACAATCATGTTTGGAGTGGCACTCCTCGTGAACAATATCCAGCGCGCGTACCCTGTCTATTGGTGGACACCTGAGAACCTACGCGCTGAGAGGACCGAaggagagagggagaaagcGACAGATGTTGAAAAGGGCAATTCAAGTGAAGTGGTGCCAGATGATGGAAGTGATTCCGATAGGCACGAGAGACATGACGGCAAGGAGATCATCCTCAAGCCCGGTGGTGTACTTGCTTTGCCTCATGGTCTCTTCCTTATGCAGGAGGAGCTTCAGCTGCTGGAGGAGATTGCCAACCGATTATAG